From a region of the Salvelinus namaycush isolate Seneca chromosome 40, SaNama_1.0, whole genome shotgun sequence genome:
- the LOC120033358 gene encoding dTDP-D-glucose 4,6-dehydratase-like isoform X4 → MGDICNPRLVNHIFATENIDIVFHFAAQTHVETSFIWPSRYHMVNVGGTRVLLKAAFEAKVEKFIYISTDEVYGESLYKELDETSPRRPNNPYSVSKAAAECLVLSYRERHKFPVIITRSNNVYGPRQYLEKVIPKFVSFLQLNKKCTIQGTSPQSRHFLYVDDAIEAFHTILERGVVGETYNIGTDFEISIIQLARELIKMCVLQVKHVPDAELDDWLEFVPDRPVVDLRYPVNCEKLWRLGWKPAVSWSEGIRRTVKWYQENPDFWPDVKPITFELDTRDQ, encoded by the exons GGGGATATATGCAATCCACGCTTGGTAAACCACATCTTTGCCACAGAAAACATCGACATCGTCTTTCACTTTGCGGCTCAAACACATGTTG AGACGTCCTTCATATGGCCGTCCAGATACCACATGGTGAACGTGGGGGGGACAAGGGTGCTACTGAAAGCAGCTTTTGAGGCCAAGGTGGAGaagtttatttacattagtacaGATGAGGTGTACGGAGAGAGTCTGTATAAG GAATTAGATGAAACCAGCCCAAGAAGACCCAACAACCCATACTCTGTGTCTAAAGCAGCTGCTGAGTGTCTTGTATTGTCCTACAGGGAGAGACACAAG TTTCCTGTTATAATAACAAGGAGCAATAATGTATATGGACCCAGACAGTACTTGGAGAAG GTAATTCCAAAATTCGTGTCCTTCCTTCAGCTGAACAAAAAATG TACCATCCAAGGGACCAGCCCCCAATCTCGCCACTTCCTGTACGTGGATGATGCCATTGAAGCATTCCACACCATCCTGGAGAGGGGGGTGGTGGGAGAAACCTACAACATCGGGACCGACTTCGAGATATCCATCATTCAACTAGCCAGAGAACTTATCAAGATG TGTGTGTTACAGGTCAAGCATGTCCCTGATGCAGAACTGGACGACTGGCTGGAGTTTGTGCCTGACCG GCCAGTGGTTGACCTGAGGTACCCTGTGAACTGTGAGAAGCTGTGGAGGCTGGGCTGGAAGCCTGCAGTGTCATGGTCAGAGGGCATCAGAAGGACAG TCAAATGGTACCAAGAGAATCCAGACTTCTGGCCAGATGTCAAACCAATTACCTTTGAGCTCGATACCAGAGACCAATAA